The Seriola aureovittata isolate HTS-2021-v1 ecotype China chromosome 2, ASM2101889v1, whole genome shotgun sequence genome has a segment encoding these proteins:
- the eevs gene encoding 2-epi-5-epi-valiolone synthase, protein MGKVHFEGNNTKGKKTEFSLVRVKGTWKRKLGKKVNKDTVDCVSAAKISESITEKGTSWTVVSPIIFTYKVTEAQNLLDPCNDTLLLGHITDPQQVEDIKKSSKPLKRFVVVDQEVYKIYGDKITEYLEANNVLYKILALPTTEENKSMEMALKIIDEVNNFSIDRRREPIIAIGGGVCLDIVGLAASLYRRRTPYIRVPTTLLSYIDASVGAKTGVNFANCKNKLGAYIPPAAAFLDLSFIKTVPRRHISNGLAEMLKMALMKHSGLFEILEKHGRMLLDTKFQADNSVDGRNRVQTASQATGIAITTMLEELAPNLWEDDLNRLVDFGHLISPALEMKVLPSLLHGEAVNIDMSYMVYVSRESGLLTEEEKQRIISCMVGLELPVWHEACTMELIQKSLQDRLKHSGGLVRMPLPVGLGQAEIFNNTSYEILHRAYEKWSDELSVSSDSC, encoded by the exons ATGGGGAAAGTTCATTTTGAAGGCAACAATaccaaaggaaagaaaactgaGTTTAGCTTAGTGCGGGTCAAAGGTACATGGAAGCGCAAACTGGGAAAGAAAGTCAACAAGGACACAGTggactgtgtctctgctgcaaaAAT cTCCGAGAGCATCACAGAGAAGGGTACCAGTTGGACAGTGGTCAGCCCCATCATCTTTACTTACAAGGTAACTGAGGCTCAGAACTTGCTGGACCCGTGCAACGACACACTCCTGCTGGGTCACATCACCGACCCACAGCAGGTGGAGGACATTAAAAAATCCAGCAAACCACTCAAACGCTTTGTGGTCGTTGACCAGGAAGTCTACAAAATCTACGGCGACAAGATAACCGAGTACTTAGAAGCCAACAATGTCCTGTACAAGATCTTGGCTCTACCCACCACTGAGGAGAACAAATCCATGGAGATGGCCTTAAAGATCATAGACGAGGTCAACAACTTCTCCATCGACCGCCGCAGAGAGCCCATTATCGCCATTGGTGGAGGGGTGTGCTTGGACATAGTGGGCCTGGCTGCCTCACTCTACAGGAGACGCACCCCTTACATCAGGGTCCCGACCACTCTGCTCTCCTACATCGATGCCAGCGTGGGGGCAAAGACGGGGGTTAACTTTGCGAACTGCAAGAACAAGCTGGGTGCCTACATTCCCCCCGCTGCTGCCTTCCTCGACCTGTCCTTCATAAAAACGGTTCCTCGACGGCACATCTCCAACGGCCTGGCAGAGATGTTGAAG ATGGCCTTGATGAAGCACAGCGGCCTCTTTGAGATCCTTGAGAAACATGGCCGAATGCTGCTGGACACTAAATTCCAGGCTGATAACAGTGTTGACGGACGCAACCGTGTGCAGACTGCATCACAAGCAACTGGTATAGCCATCACGACCATGCTCGAGGAACTCGCCCCAAACCTCTGGGAGGATGATTTAAATAGACTGGTGGACTTTGGACACCTTATCAGTCCAGCATTAGAGATG AAAGTTCTCCCATCTCTGCTGCATGGCGAGGCGGTGAACATTGATATGTCTTACATGGTTTACGTGTCTCGAGAGAGCGGCCTGttgacagaagaggagaagcagaggatcATCAGCTGCATGGTGGGCCTGGAGCTGCCTGTCTGGCATGAGGCCTGCACCATGGAGCTGATACAGAAGTCTCTGCAGGACAGGCTGAAGCATTCTGGTGGTCTGGTCAGGATGCCTCTGCCCGTTGGTCTTGGACAAGCAG aaaTTTTCAACAACACATCTTATGAGATCCTGCACAGAGCTTATGAAAAATGGAGTGATGAGCTGAGCGTCTCCTCTGACAGCTGTTAA